The stretch of DNA TTAATATTTATGATGGGGTAAATGTTCCGGAAACAGAAAAGATGCGTGAAAAAATAGATTCAAAAGAGGGCAGGAAAATTTATTCGAAGCGGATGAGTATAATCGAGCCGGTATTCGGAAATATACGGTTTAACAAGGGGCTGGATTATTTCAGCTTGCGGACAAAAGCAAAGGTCAATATTCAGTGGCTTTTGTGGTGCATGGTTCACAACATTGAAAAGATAGTGACTAAAGGGAAATTTAATCTACTTTGAGACCTTGAAACTAATGATAGGGTAAAAGAGCAATCATCAGATTTAAAAAAGTGCGTTAGGTGAAATCGAAATCTAAAAATTTGTAAAAATCTTTAAAGGCAGCCTTTATTGATGTAAATTTTACTATTATTCAACAGCTACGTTATGTGCCGTTGGCTCGCGATTACACAAAAAGTCAGCCGAAGCCACGGATGGCGGAGGCTGTTTTTCAACCTTCATTTTTCAATTTGAATTGAATATGATATGACATCAATTCAATATCTTTTACCATATCAAGAGAATATTTAATTTTATCATCAAAACTTTCAGCGATTATTAAGCCTTTTACTTTTTTATTTCTAGCTAAGTTTTTTTTGACCCAGCCCATATACCTTGTAACTTGTCCTATTGTATCATCACTGGTTTGTGATCTTTTTAATTCAATTACAAGATAATCACCGGAAGATTTATCTTTTACAAGTAAATCAATTTTCCCAATATCAGTTTTATATTGAAGGCTAACCGGTTCACCATTTTCAACAATAATCTCATATTTTTTTCCCAGATCCGTTGATTCCCAATTTGTAAAAAGAAAATTTTCCAGATACTTTTCGAGATAAAAGTTTTGTTTTTCAATATCGTTATCATCAGATACATCTACAGTTGCTTCATCGTCACTTTTTTTCCATATAGAATTTCGTATGCTATCAGAATAGATATATTCTGAAATAAATCGTGGAAATATGAAATTATCAACAGAATCATCTAATTTTAATTCGGTCATTATTGATTTAAAACCGTTTAATATGATTTCATTTGTCCTTATAATTTTTTCACCATATGAAAGTTGTTCATATTCTTTTAATTCATCAAATGAAAAATAGTTTATAATATCGATTCTATGCCGTAATGAAACTGAACAAATGAATAATTCGGGATTATTTAAGAATAATAAGGAATTTAAAATAATACCGCTTTCTCCGGTAAGACCATTTTTATTTTTTTCATTTAAGGCTGCAAGATCGTTCAATAATTTTAATATTTCATTGTAATCAGTTGAGGATAGAATATTATTCATTAAAGAACGAAGGTCACTCTTGGAAGTAATATCACCAAACATGCGATACCATGTTCCATATCTGATATATGTTTTTGCCACAACATCATCTTTTTTTGTTCTTCCTCGTGCATTAGAATCAATAAGAAATACAATTTCATCATAGTCTGATTTTGTACCAGAACCTTTGTTGATTTTACTTTTCCAAATCTCTTTAAATGTATTTGAATATTGTTTCCAAGTGGTTATTTTTGTTGAAAAATCAAATGACTCGTAATAAGATTTGAATAAGTCTATATTGAATTTAGATTTTTTCATAATACCTTCTTGTATTTATCAATATTATCTCTTTTCGCCGCCACGGACGGCGGCGTCAAAAAAAGTTAGCGAGACAATGGCACATAACGTTAAGAGTAGCCGACGTGACTTTTAAATTCGAAAGTGCGGTAGCAC from Leptospiraceae bacterium encodes:
- a CDS encoding DUF1016 family protein, whose amino-acid sequence is MKKSKFNIDLFKSYYESFDFSTKITTWKQYSNTFKEIWKSKINKGSGTKSDYDEIVFLIDSNARGRTKKDDVVAKTYIRYGTWYRMFGDITSKSDLRSLMNNILSSTDYNEILKLLNDLAALNEKNKNGLTGESGIILNSLLFLNNPELFICSVSLRHRIDIINYFSFDELKEYEQLSYGEKIIRTNEIILNGFKSIMTELKLDDSVDNFIFPRFISEYIYSDSIRNSIWKKSDDEATVDVSDDNDIEKQNFYLEKYLENFLFTNWESTDLGKKYEIIVENGEPVSLQYKTDIGKIDLLVKDKSSGDYLVIELKRSQTSDDTIGQVTRYMGWVKKNLARNKKVKGLIIAESFDDKIKYSLDMVKDIELMSYHIQFKLKNEG